GCTGTTTGTCGAAAACAACCTGCGCCGTGCCCTGACGCAAAACGAACTCGAAGTGTTCTATCAGCCAAAGCTCTGCCTGCGCACCGGGCGGCTTTTGGGCATGGAAGCCCTGCTGCGCTGGAACCATCCCAAAAACGGGATGATCCGCCCCGACCAGTTCATCAGCGTGGCCGAAGAAACCGGGCTGATTATCCCCATCGGCAAATGGGTCGCCCGCCAGGCCTGCCGCATGAGCAAGCAATTGAGCGTGGCCGGGCTGGGCAACCTGCAAGTGGCAATCAACGTCTCGCCCAAGCAGTTTTCGGACCCGGATCTGGTGGCCTCGATTGCCAGCATCCTCAAGGAAGAACGGCTACCGGCGACCCTACTGGAGCTGGAGCTGACTGAAGGCTTGCTGCTGGAAGCCACCGACGACACCCGCCTGCAGCTCGATCAGTTGAAAAAACTCGGCCTGAGCCTGGCCATGGATGATTTTGGCACCGGTTACTCTTCGCTCAGCTACCTGAAAAAATTCCCGATCGACATCATCAAGATCGACCGCAGCTTTATCAAAGACATCCCTGATAACCAGAACGACATGGAAATCACTTCTGCCGTGATCGCCATGGCCCACAACCTCAAGCTCAAAGTGGTTGCCGAGGGCATCGAAACCGCTGCACAGTTGGCGTTCCTGCGCCGCCATCGCTGTGATGTAGGCCAAGGCTATCTGTTCGACCGCCCGATACCCGGCAGCGAACTGATAGAAAAGCTCAAGCGCTACCCTCGTGGCCCCCTGGCCTGACAGCGCTGTCACACTCGGGCACACTAGTGGTCTGACTTCCTACACTCTGACTGAGAGGACTTGAAACATGGTCTTGCGCTCGGAAATCCTGGTGAATAAAAACGTGCTACCCACTAAAGAACAAGCCCTGCCGGGCCGCGACACCCACGTACAGTTGCCGGAAACCCACTACGTCACCGGCGAGCCACTACTGGGCCCATTCTCGAAGAATGTGGACTTTGCGATTTTTGGTCTGGGCTGCTTTTGGGGTGCAGAACGCAAGTTCTGGGAACGCGAAGGCGTGGTCAGCACCGTTGTAGGCTACGCGGGCGGCTACACGCCGAACCCGACCTACGAAGAAGTCTGCTCAGGCCTGACCGGCCATACCGAAGTCGTGCTGGTGGTCTACGAGCCCGAGATCGTGAGCTACAAGCAATTGCTGGCAATGTTCTGGGAACTGCATAACCCGACCCAGGGCATGCGCCAGGGCAACGACGTCGGCACCCAGTACCGCTCGGTGATCTACTGCACCACGCCTGAGCAGCTGGAAGAAGCACTGGCCAGCAAGCAAGTGTTCCAGGCTGAACTGGACAAGGCTGGTCTGGGCACCATCACCACTGAAATCGACCAGGCACCAACGGTCTACTTCGCCGAGGCGTACCACCAGCAATACCTGGCGAAAAACCCGCAAGGCTATTGCGGCATTGGCGGCACCGGCGTGACCTGCCCGATTTGATCCAGGGCTACTCCTGTAGCCGTTGACGAGGTACGAGGCTGCGAAAAGGGCCGAAGGACCTTCAGGATGCCGGGGCTGCTGCGCAACCCATCGCAGCCCCGCTCCTCGTCAGCGGCTACAACGCCAGCTTACTCGGCGATCAGCCACTCCATCTGCCAGCCACCCTGGGTTTGCCCCAGTTTCTTGGCCAGCCACGGCAGCAGCTCACGCAGCTCTTCTTCCAGACCCCAAGGCGGATTGGCGATAGCCAGGCCCGAGCCATTGAGGCTGCCGGGTGTGTCCAGCGGGTGAACGAACAACTCAACCTGCAGCAACTTCGGCGCGCCGGAGCCCGCCAGGTCCTGATAAAAACGGCGCAGTTGGCGCTTGTCCTTGATCGGATACCAGATCGCTACCACGGTTTGACGCATGCGGCTGATCGCATCTTTCAACGATTCAGCGCAGCGCTTCATCTCGTCCAGCTTCTCGAACGGCGGGTCAATCAGCATCAGCCCACGCTTCTCGGCCACCGGCAGCAGCGCCCGCGGCACATGCCAGCCTTCGCCCAAATGCACGGCTACCCGACGATCACCTTTCATGTTGTCCTTGAGCAACACGCCGTCTTCCGGGTGTTTTTCGTTCAACAGCACACGGTCATTGGCACGAGTCAAACGCCGCGCCAGCTCAGGCGAGCCCGGGTAATAGCGCAACTCGCCATCCGGGTTCATTTTATGCAGCACCTGCATGTAATCGTCAGTCGCTGCAGGCAGGTTTTTCTGCCCCCACAACCGTGCGATACCTTCCAGATACTCGCCCGTACGATTGGCCTGGTCGCCCTTGAGGTCGTACAAACCAATACCGGCGTGGGTATCGAGGTAGGCAAAAGGCTGCTCTTTGCGCGACATCAGGGCGATGAGGCGGGTCAAAACGATATGTTTGAAGACGTCGGCGTGGTTACCGGCGTGGAAGGCGTGACGATAGTTCATGGTTGCTCCTGCGCAGGGGGCGAAGTTTACCTTGTACGCAGCGTAACGTCAGGTAGCGCACGGTTTTTCCGAGATACGGCAATTGCCGGCGGCAGCGCAAAAAAAACGGCCCGCCTCACAAGGAGACGGGCCGTTTCAGAACACCCTCAAGTCAGCGCATGCGCTCGACCCGATCAGTGGTTCAGTTTGAAGTCTGCTTCAGCTGCATCGAAACGCTCAACCATGCCCTTGGTCGGGCCTTTGCCGGCGAGGCTCACCAGCAAAATGGCCAAGCTGGCCAGGATAAAGCCAGGGATGATTTCATACAGACCGAACAGTGCGAAGTGCTTCCACACGATCACGGTAATGGCACCCACCAGAATACCGGCCAATGCACCATTGCGAGTCATGCCTTTCCAGAGTACCGAGATCAGTACCACTGGACCGAACGCAGCACCAAAGCCTGCCCATGCGTAGCTCACCAGCCCCAGAACACGGTTTTCAGGGTTGGAGGCCAGCGCGATGGCGATCAGCGCAACAGCCAGAACCATCAGGCGACCGACCCATACCAGCTCGATCTGCGAAGCATTTTTACGCAGGAAGGATTTGTAGAAGTCTTCAGTCAGGGCGCTGGAGCACACCAGCAACTGGCAGCTCAATGTGCTCATGACGGCAGCCAGAATGGCCGACAGCAGGACACCGGCAATCCATGGGTTGAACAGCAGCTTGGCCAGCTCGATGAACACACGCTCAGGGTTTTCGTTCACAGGACCTGCCACTTCCGGGTGCGCCGAGAAGTAAGCGATACCGAAGAAGCCCACAGCCACGGTACCGGCCAGGCACAGAATCATCCAGGTCATGGAGATGCGGCGCGCCTTGGCGATCGACTTGACCGAATCAGCGGCCATGAATCGCGCCAGGATGTGCGGCTGACCGAAGTAACCCAAACCCCAGCCCATCAGCGAGATGATGCCGATGAAAGAAGTGCCCTTGAGCATGTCGAAATTGGAAGGGTCCTTGGCTTCAATGGCCAGGAACGTGGTGTCTACGCCGCCAGTGGCCAGCAACACGATGATTGGCGTCAGGATCAGCGCAAAGATCATCAGGGTGGCTTGAACGGTGTCCGTCCAGCTCACAGCCAGGAAGCCACCGATAAAGGTGTAGGCGATAGTTGCCGCAGCACCGGCCCACAGGGCTGTTTCGTACGACATGCCGAAGGTGCTTTCGAACAGGCGGGCACCGGCCACGATGCCGGAGGCACAGTAGATGGTGAAGAACACCAGGATCACGATGGCCGAGATAATCCGCAGCAAACCGCTTTTGTCTTCAAAACGGCTGGAGAAGTAATCCGGCAGGGTCAACGCATCGCCGTTGTGCTCGGTCTGCACCCGCAGGCGACCGGCAACAAACAGCCAGTTCAGATAAGCACCGGTCACCAGACCAATGGCGATCCAGCTTTCCGACAGGCCTGACATGTAGATTGCACCGGGCAAGCCCATCAACAACCAGCCGCTCATGTCGGAGGCACCAGCGGACAAGGCAGTTACAACGCTGCCCAGGCTACGGCCACCCAGAATGTAGTCGGAAAGGTTGTTGGTGGAGCGATAGGCCATTAGGCCGATCAGCACCATTGCTGCGATATAGATCACGAACGTGATCAGGGTTGGGTTGGTAATACTCATTGAATAAAGCCCTGGCATTGTTTTTATGTTTAGCGGCGGTCTGGCCGTACGCTCACAAACGTCCTGTCTGAGACGATTAACCTAGCCGCGCATTTATGACTGATGTTTCCCCAGGAAATCCATCAGCCGATGGAACCAAACTATGTAAGAGGTTGCACCTTAGCCGCGAATGCTATGCAACAAAGCAAATCAGGTGCAACCAGTTTCTGTCAGGCGAGTTGCACCTTGTCGCCTTTTCGTCTCAATTCGGTGTTTTTGCTCCTTTTCGGAGCAAAAACAGAGCAAAACCAAAGAAAAAGCACCAACCCGGCGCACTCACTCCGGTCTATTAAGCATTTCCTGACGAAGCGTCGATCAATCCGCAAAAAAACGGGTTGCACTAGGTTGCACCTGTTTCAGCGCAGCGCTAATCTTGCCGCCAGCTGCTGCCACGCAAATGTGGCACCCATGAGGATAAAAATATGGCTACCACCACCCTTGGGGTCAAACTCGATGACCCGACCCGCGAGCGCCTCAAGGCCGCCGCGACCTCGATTGATCGCACGCCTCACTGGCTGATCAAGCAGGCAATCTTCAATTACCTGGAAAAACTCGAGGGTGGTGCAACCCTGACCGAGTTGAGCGGTATCCCTGGCACCGCCAGCGATGACGCCGACGACGTGCACGCCGATCACGCGCATCAGTGCTTCCTGGAGTTTGCAGAAAGCATCCTGCCGCAGTCCGTACTGCGTGCCGCGATCACCTCCGCTTATCGCCGCCCGGAACCCGAAGTGGTCCCGATGCTGCTGGAGCAAGCGCGCCTGCCTGCCCCGATGGCCGAAGCCACGCAAACCCTGGCTGCCTCGATTGCCGAAAAACTGCGCAATCAGAAGAGCGCCGGTGGTCGTGCCGGTATCGTGCAAGGCCTGCTGCAAGAATTCTCCCTGTCGTCCCAGGAAGGCGTGGCACTGATGTGCCTGGCCGAAGCGCTGCTGCGTATCCCGGACAAAGGCACCCGCGACGCGCTGATCCGCGACAAGATCAGCACCGGCAACTGGCACCCGCACCTGGGCAATAGCCCTTCGCTATTCGTTAACGCCGCGACCTGGGGCCTGTTGCTGACCGGCAAGCTGGTATCGACGCACAACGAAGCGGGCCTGACCTCCTCCCTGAGCCGCATCATCGGCAAAAGCGGCGAGCCGATGATCCGCAAGGGCGTCGACATGGCCATGCGCCTGATGGGCGAGCAGTTTGTAACCGGCGAAACCATCGCCGAAGCCCTGGCCAACGCCACGCGCTTCGAAGCCAAGGGCTTCCGTTACTCCTACGACATGCTCGGCGAAGCGGCGCTGACCGAACATGACGCACAAAAGTACCTCGCGTCCTACGAGCAAGCCATCCACTCGATCGGCAAGGCCTCTCACGGTCGTGGCATTTACGAAGGCCCGGGCATCTCCATCAAGCTGTCGGCCCTGCACCCGCGTTACAGCCGCGCCCAGTACGAGCGCGTGATGGACGAGCTGTACCCGCGCCTGCTGTCGCTGACCTTGCTGGCCAAGAAGTACGACATCGGCCTGAACATCGATGCCGAAGAAGCTGACCGCCTGGAAATCTCCCTCGATCTGCTGGAACGCCTGTGCTTCGAGCCGCAACTGGCTGGCTGGAACGGCATCGGCTTCGTGATCCAGGCTTACCAGAAGCGCTGCCCGTACGTGATCGACTACGTGATTGACCTGGCTCGCCGCAGCCGTCATCGCCTTATGATCCGCCTGGTAAAAGGCGCGTACTGGGACAGCGAAATCAAGCGCGCCCAGGTCGAAGGTCTGGAAGGCTATCCGGTCTACACCCGCAAGGTGTACACCGACGTTTCCTACATTGCTTGCGCGAAAAAACTGCTGGCCGTACCTGAAGCCATCTACCCGCAGTTCGCCACTCACAACGCCCAAACGTTGTCGGCGATTTACCACATCGCAGGTCAGAACTACTACCCAGGCCAGTACGAGTTCCAATGCCTGCACGGCATGGGCGAACCGCTCTACGAACAGGTTGTAGGTAAAGTTTCCGAAGGCAAACTGAACCGTCCGTGCCGTGTGTACGCTCCGGTTGGTACCCACGAAACACTGCTGGCTTACCTCGTGCGCCGCTTGCTGGAAAACGGGGCGAACACCTCGTTCGTCAACCGCATCGCCGACCACACCATCGCGATCCACCAGTTGGTGGCCGATCCGGTGAGCCAGATCGAGCAAATGGCAACGGCGGAAGGCGGCTTCGGCTTGCCGCACCCGCGCATCCCGCTGCCGCGTGACCTGTACGGTAGCGAGCGCGCCAACTCCAGCGGCATCGACATGTCCAACGAACACCGTTTGGCATCGCTGTCCTGTGCATTGCTGGCCACGGCCCACAACGACTGGAAAGCTGCACCGATGCTCGGTTGCGATTCCAGCAGCGAAGCGCCTGCACCGGTACTCAACCCGGCCGATCTGCGTGACGTGGTCGGTTATGTGCAAGAAGCCACCGTTGAGGATGCCGACAACGCCATCCTGTGCGCCCTGAGCGCCGCGCCGATCTGGCAGGCCACCCCGCCCGCCGAACGCGCTGCGATCCTGGAGCGCGCCGCAGACCTGATGGAAGCCGAGATCCAGCCACTGATGGGCCTGCTGGCCCGTGAAGCCGGCAAGACCTTCGCCAACGCCATCGCCGAAGTGCGTGAAGCGGTCGACTTCCTGCGTTACTACGCAGTACAGGCCCGCAACGACTTCACCAACGATGCCCACCGCCCGCTGGGCCCGGTGGTCTGCATCAGCCCGTGGAACTTCCCGCTGGCCATTTTCAGCGGTCAAGTAGCTGCGGCATTGGCTGCCGGTAACCCGGTACTGGCCAAACCTGCCGAACAAACTCCGCTGGTTGCAGCTCAAGCTGTGCGCATCCTGCTCGAAGCCGGCATCCCGCAAGGCGTGCTGCAATTGCTGCCAGGTCGCGGCGAAACGGTCGGCGCGCGTCTGGTCGGCGACGATCGGGTCAAAGGCGTGATGTTCACCGGCTCCACCGAAGTTGCACGCTTGCTGCAACGCAACGTGGCAGGCCGCCTGGATGCTCAGGGCCGTCCTATCCCGCTGATCGCCGAAACCGGCGGCCAGAACGCCATGATCGTTGACTCCTCGGCGCTGACCGAACAAGTGGTTATCGACGTGGTGTCCTCGGCCTTCGACAGCGCCGGTCAGCGTTGCTCCGCATTGCGCGTACTGTGCCTGCAGGAAGACTCGGCAGACCGCGTCATCGAAATGCTCAAAGGTGCCATGGCCGAATCGCGCATGGGTAACCCGGAGCGTCTGAACGTAGACATTGGCCCGGTAATCGACGCCGAAGCCAAGGCCGGGATCGAGCAACACATCCAGGGCATGCGCGACAAAGGCCGCACCGTTTACCAGATGGCCATTGCCGACATCGAAGAATGTAAACGCGGCACCTTCGTCATGCCTACCCTGATTGAACTGGAAAGCTTCGACGAGCTGGAACGCGAAATCTTCGGCCCGGTCCTGCACGTGGTGCGCTACAAGCGCAAAGACATCGACCAGCTGATCGCACAGATCAACGCTTCGGGTTACGGCCTGACACTGGGCGTGCACACCCGCATCGACGAAACCATTGCCAAAGTGGTCAACAACGTCAATGCCGGTAACGTCTACGTCAACCGCAACATCGTAGGCGCAGTGGTCGGCGTACAACCGTTCGGCGGCGAAGGCTTGTCGGGCACAGGCCCTAAAGCCGGTGGTCCGTTGTACATGTACCGCTTGCTGTCGACCCGCCCGAACAACGCCATCGAGCAGTCGTTTGCCAAGGTCGACGCTGTCACTGCACCAGACACTCAAGCCCGCGAGGCCATGAGCCAACCGCTCAATGCCCTGCAAGCCTGGGCCCAAAGCAACCAGCAAGCGGCGCTGGCCGAGCTGTGCAACGATTTCGCTGCCCACTCGCAAAGCGGCATCACCCGTTTACTGGCCGGCCCGACCGGCGAACGCAACAGCTACGCCATCCTGCCGCGCGAACACGTGCTGTGCCTGGCCGAAGTTGAAAGCGACCTGCTGATCCAGCTGGCCGCCGTACTGGCCGTGGGCAGCTCGGCTGTACTGCCGGAAAGCGAACTGGCCAAAGCCTTGCTCGCCCGTCTGCCAAAAGAGGTGCAATCGCGCATCACGCTGGTGGCTGACTGGACCAAGGACGAAGTGATCTTCGACGCCGTCCTGCACCACGGCGACTGCGACCAGCTGCGTGACGTGTGCCAGCAAGTGGC
This genomic stretch from Pseudomonas deceptionensis harbors:
- the msrA gene encoding peptide-methionine (S)-S-oxide reductase MsrA; this encodes MVLRSEILVNKNVLPTKEQALPGRDTHVQLPETHYVTGEPLLGPFSKNVDFAIFGLGCFWGAERKFWEREGVVSTVVGYAGGYTPNPTYEEVCSGLTGHTEVVLVVYEPEIVSYKQLLAMFWELHNPTQGMRQGNDVGTQYRSVIYCTTPEQLEEALASKQVFQAELDKAGLGTITTEIDQAPTVYFAEAYHQQYLAKNPQGYCGIGGTGVTCPI
- a CDS encoding 23S rRNA (adenine(2030)-N(6))-methyltransferase RlmJ, encoding MNYRHAFHAGNHADVFKHIVLTRLIALMSRKEQPFAYLDTHAGIGLYDLKGDQANRTGEYLEGIARLWGQKNLPAATDDYMQVLHKMNPDGELRYYPGSPELARRLTRANDRVLLNEKHPEDGVLLKDNMKGDRRVAVHLGEGWHVPRALLPVAEKRGLMLIDPPFEKLDEMKRCAESLKDAISRMRQTVVAIWYPIKDKRQLRRFYQDLAGSGAPKLLQVELFVHPLDTPGSLNGSGLAIANPPWGLEEELRELLPWLAKKLGQTQGGWQMEWLIAE
- the putP gene encoding sodium/proline symporter PutP — protein: MSITNPTLITFVIYIAAMVLIGLMAYRSTNNLSDYILGGRSLGSVVTALSAGASDMSGWLLMGLPGAIYMSGLSESWIAIGLVTGAYLNWLFVAGRLRVQTEHNGDALTLPDYFSSRFEDKSGLLRIISAIVILVFFTIYCASGIVAGARLFESTFGMSYETALWAGAAATIAYTFIGGFLAVSWTDTVQATLMIFALILTPIIVLLATGGVDTTFLAIEAKDPSNFDMLKGTSFIGIISLMGWGLGYFGQPHILARFMAADSVKSIAKARRISMTWMILCLAGTVAVGFFGIAYFSAHPEVAGPVNENPERVFIELAKLLFNPWIAGVLLSAILAAVMSTLSCQLLVCSSALTEDFYKSFLRKNASQIELVWVGRLMVLAVALIAIALASNPENRVLGLVSYAWAGFGAAFGPVVLISVLWKGMTRNGALAGILVGAITVIVWKHFALFGLYEIIPGFILASLAILLVSLAGKGPTKGMVERFDAAEADFKLNH
- the putA gene encoding trifunctional transcriptional regulator/proline dehydrogenase/L-glutamate gamma-semialdehyde dehydrogenase gives rise to the protein MATTTLGVKLDDPTRERLKAAATSIDRTPHWLIKQAIFNYLEKLEGGATLTELSGIPGTASDDADDVHADHAHQCFLEFAESILPQSVLRAAITSAYRRPEPEVVPMLLEQARLPAPMAEATQTLAASIAEKLRNQKSAGGRAGIVQGLLQEFSLSSQEGVALMCLAEALLRIPDKGTRDALIRDKISTGNWHPHLGNSPSLFVNAATWGLLLTGKLVSTHNEAGLTSSLSRIIGKSGEPMIRKGVDMAMRLMGEQFVTGETIAEALANATRFEAKGFRYSYDMLGEAALTEHDAQKYLASYEQAIHSIGKASHGRGIYEGPGISIKLSALHPRYSRAQYERVMDELYPRLLSLTLLAKKYDIGLNIDAEEADRLEISLDLLERLCFEPQLAGWNGIGFVIQAYQKRCPYVIDYVIDLARRSRHRLMIRLVKGAYWDSEIKRAQVEGLEGYPVYTRKVYTDVSYIACAKKLLAVPEAIYPQFATHNAQTLSAIYHIAGQNYYPGQYEFQCLHGMGEPLYEQVVGKVSEGKLNRPCRVYAPVGTHETLLAYLVRRLLENGANTSFVNRIADHTIAIHQLVADPVSQIEQMATAEGGFGLPHPRIPLPRDLYGSERANSSGIDMSNEHRLASLSCALLATAHNDWKAAPMLGCDSSSEAPAPVLNPADLRDVVGYVQEATVEDADNAILCALSAAPIWQATPPAERAAILERAADLMEAEIQPLMGLLAREAGKTFANAIAEVREAVDFLRYYAVQARNDFTNDAHRPLGPVVCISPWNFPLAIFSGQVAAALAAGNPVLAKPAEQTPLVAAQAVRILLEAGIPQGVLQLLPGRGETVGARLVGDDRVKGVMFTGSTEVARLLQRNVAGRLDAQGRPIPLIAETGGQNAMIVDSSALTEQVVIDVVSSAFDSAGQRCSALRVLCLQEDSADRVIEMLKGAMAESRMGNPERLNVDIGPVIDAEAKAGIEQHIQGMRDKGRTVYQMAIADIEECKRGTFVMPTLIELESFDELEREIFGPVLHVVRYKRKDIDQLIAQINASGYGLTLGVHTRIDETIAKVVNNVNAGNVYVNRNIVGAVVGVQPFGGEGLSGTGPKAGGPLYMYRLLSTRPNNAIEQSFAKVDAVTAPDTQAREAMSQPLNALQAWAQSNQQAALAELCNDFAAHSQSGITRLLAGPTGERNSYAILPREHVLCLAEVESDLLIQLAAVLAVGSSAVLPESELAKALLARLPKEVQSRITLVADWTKDEVIFDAVLHHGDCDQLRDVCQQVAKRAGAIVGVQGLSQGETNIALERLVIERALSVNTAAAGGNASLMTIG